A window of Staphylococcus lloydii genomic DNA:
AGTTTAGGTTTATTACTTATCGATATAGACGGTTTCAAAGATGTAAATGATCAATACTCTCATATGGCCGGGGACGCAGTGCTCAGACAAATGGCGCAATTGCTCATTAACTACGTCCCGCAGCATTTTAAAATTTACCGTAATGGCGGTGAAGAATTTTCAATTGTCCTTAGGGATTATACTTTAGATCAGTGCGTTAAATTAAGTGAATCAATTCGTACTGGCGTGGAACAATCGTCATTCCATTTACCGGATAAAGCAGTTATTAAATTATCCGTTTCTATCGGTGTTGGATTTTTAACAAAAGACGATTATAAATCTCAGCGCAAAGTATTTAAAGATGCAGATGATATGTTACATGTAGCGAAAAACGAAGGACGTAACCAAGTAATGTTTAATCCTATCGTTAAATTATAATTAAGGAAGCAGCAATTCATTATTTATGATATGGATTGCTGTTTTTTTAGGGTACAATATAAGCATTGAGTTTTTTAACTACTAATTAAGGTTATAACCTTGTTGTTGACTATTGAAAGTTGATGAAAGAGGTTGTAAACTTTCAATTGTTCTATTATCCAATTTGGAGGTGGCATCAATGTCCGAATCAATCACCATTATTGATGAAAATAAAGTGATTGACGTAGTGCTTATTGCAGGTAGAATACTACTTGAAAGTGGCGCTGAAACTTATCGCGTCGAAGATACAATGAACCGTATGGCCGCAAGTTATGGCCTTGAAGATACATATAGCTTTGTAACTTCCACTGCAATTATTTTTTCGTTAAATAATCGTACAAATACAAGATTAATTCGTATAAGAGAACGTACTACGGATTTGGAAAAAATTGCACTTACTAACAGTCTCTCTCGTAAAATTTCAAAAAATGAAATAACAATTGATGAAGCTAAAAATGAACTTACTGAATTACATCGTTCATCTTTACAATATTCATTTTACACACAATTTTTTGCAGCGATGATAGCTTGTGGCTTTTTCTTATTTATGTTTGGTGGCGTTGCACATGATTTTATTTTTGCAGCTATAGCCGGTGCACTAGCCTTTTTAACTTTTGGCTTCGTACAAAAATTTATTCAAATTAAATTCTTCTCTGAATTTATTAGTGCCGCAGTCGTCATTACATTTGGTGCAGTATGTACAAAATTGGGATTAGCTTTAAATCAAGATACTATAACCATTGCTGGTGTTATGCCGTTAGTTCCCGGTATTTTAATTACCAATGCAATTCGTGATTTATTAGCTGGTGAATTGTTAGCCGGTATGTCACGTGGCGTTGAAGCGGCACTTACAGCATTTGCTATTGGCGCTGGCGTTGCAATCGTATTATTGCTATTTTAAGGAGGAATAAATCATGGTTTTGTTATATTATTTAAGTCAATTTGTTGTTAGTTTCATAGCCACGACGCTCTTCTCCATTATCTTTAATGCGCCACGTCGCCTATTATTGGCATGTGGATTTGTTGGCGCCATGGGTTGGATTATTTATAAATTTACACTTGATGCGGACCTCGGTAAAGTTATGGCAGCTTTTATGGGAAGTTTAATATTAGGTGTGATGAGTCATACGATGAGCCGTCACTATAAACGACCGGTAATTATATTTATCGTTCCCGGACTTATTCCACTTGTGCCTGGTGGTTTAGCCTATGAGGCAACAAGATTACTTGTTTCAAATGACTATACACATGCTGTAAATACTTTTCTAGAAGTAACCCTCATTTCTGGTGCCATTGCATTCGGTATATTGTGTGCAGAAATATTGTATTACATATATACGCGAATCAAGCAATCTTATGGTAAAATTAAGGGCAAAACATATAAAAAATCTTATGATATAAATAACAGAGCTTAAGGGGTGCAAAAAATGAAATCAGAAATAATTGAAAGATTAAAACGATACGTCCAAATTGACACTCAATCCAATCCAGAATCAGAAAATACGCCATCAACTAACAAACAATGGGATTTATTACAGTTATTAGAACAGGAATTAAAAGATTTCGGTCTTACTACAGAATTAGACGCTAACGGTTATCTATTTGCAACGTTAGAGAGTAACGTTGCGTATGACTTACCTACAGTTGGTTTTTTAGCGCATGTTGATACGTCACCTGACTTTAACGCAACGAACGTAAATCCTCAGATTATTGAAGATTATGACGGCCAGCCGATTAAACTAGGTCATACAAATAGAGTGCTGAGTCAAGAGACCTTCCCTGCTATGCGCAAAGTTGAAGGACATACATTAATGGTTACTGATGGCACATCACTATTAGGCGCTGATGATAAAGCAGGCGTTGTAGAAATTATGGAAGCATTAAAATATTTAATTACACACCCTGAAGTAAAACATGGTCGTATACGCGTTGGATTTACACCTGATGAAGAAATTGGTCGTGGTCCTCATAAATTCGATGTCGAAAAATTCAATGCAAATTTTGCTTATACAATGGACGGTAGCGAATTAGGTGAATTACAATACGAAAGTTTCAATGCTGCTTCGGCAGTTGTGACAACACACGGCGTAAATGTACATCCTGGTTCAGCTAAAGGCGCTATGATTAATGCCATCTTACTCGGCAATCAATTTAATGCTTTGTTACCACAAAATGAAGTTCCAGAAAGAACTGAAGGATATGAAGGATTTTACCATTTAATGCAATTTAATGGGGATGTTGAACAAGCTACCCTACAATACATTATCCGTGATCACGATCGCCAACAATTTGAGATACGTAAAAAGCAAATGCTTGAAATTGCGGATAATATTAATGCGCATTACGAAGATGATCCAATACAAGTTTCAATCAATGATCAATATTATAATATGGGCGAAAAAATCGAACCAAACCCACACGTTATCGACATTCCAAAAAGAGTGTTCGCAAAATTAAATATCGAGCCTAACACCGAGCCAATTCGTGGTGGTACAGATGGTTCACAATTATCTTATAAAGGACTACCTACGCCAAATATTTTCACAGGTTGTGCTAACTTCCACGGTCCTTTTGAATATGCTTCTATCGATGTTATGGAACAAGCAGTATCCGTAATAGTTAATATTGCTGAAGAAGTAGTTCATTATTACGATGAGCAGCAATCATAAAAATCAGTCCCGTAAAGCACTTTAATACAAAAAGAAACGTCAATCGCTATCCCATTTATATAGCATTTGACGTTTCTTTTTTATATGTCCTTAATTTAGCTAAATAACTATGACAAAACCTTTTTTTCTGATTTTACTATGGTTATCTATATTGCGTACTAAAAAACCTTTAAATAATCTCATGTGTGAAATCATTTAAAGGTTTTATTTTTATTATTCAACATTAAATGGTGTTTGCAATAATTTCAAAGCTTGTACAGTATAATGTCTAATTTGAATGCCCATTTTAAAATCAGTGTAACTTTCTGGCATTTCGATGAATGTATTAAACATTGCCGTAACGCCCATCGTTTCAAACTGATCAAATTTATCGCTCGTCGCACAAACGGCAATAGCCGGTTTGTGATGTTTCGTAGCTAACTCAGCAATACGAATTGTTGTTGTTTCTAACAACTGATCGTCTTCATTAACACCTTCACCAAAAATAATTAAGTCAGCTTGTTCAATTAGTGATTCTAAATGTGTCAGTTGATCTACTAACTCATGACTCGTTAATATTTCTGCCTGATACAAATGACTTAAAAGAGAAGCGATACCGCCACCAGCGCCACCACGTTCGACTAAACCAATAGCACTATGTAACTCCCCTTTTAAAATTTCACTAAAATACCAAATTAAATTATCAATCTCAACCGCTTCTTCGCGACTCATGTTTTTCGCTTCATATATCTGCATAATTTCACTTTTCTTGCCATATAATTTACTTTCAAAATCTGACATTAATTGGAAATTTACGTCTTTTAAGCGCGGATGAATATTGGAAAAATCAACACTACGTATTTGTTTTAAAATGTGTGTACCCTGACGCGTATCTACTTCTACTGCTTCATCATCATAAAATTTAACGCCCAATGCTTGTAACATACCAGCACCGCCATCAAAACTATCAATACCACCTAAAGAGATAACGATATGTTCTGATTGGTTATCTAAAGCATCAGCAATCACTTCTCCCATGCCATAACTAGAACGTTCACGTGTAGGTTTATGACCCTTCAGGAATAAATTCCCTTCTATAACCGTCATATTATTATCTGTAATACCATAAACAGCTTCTACTTTATTCATGTCTGCATCGTGTGCCGTCACTCTATATTTCGTCCCTGATTGCCATAAAAATACTGAATCCATTAACTCATGTCGTCCATTAAACAATGGTACTTGAACGATATCAGCTTTAGGTATTTTATTAGCAATTGCTTCTTCCACATATCTATTGGCTTGATAACTTGAAATTATTCCATTAAATTCATCCATAGCTACTAATACTTTCATTTTGTCACCTCATATTTAACATAGTTACGCTTTAATTTGTTCTAACTTCTTATCCATCTATTGACCCACTAATTTATCAATTATTGGTTATTATTTGCATTAAGTTAACAGCTATCTATATTGATAAGTTCATTGTTTTATTATACATGTAGTCTCAAAATATTTCACATCAAAAGAAAAAGCTTGTTAGCCACTAAATTATTTAGTAAGGCATAACAAGCAAAGTTTTATTATTATGTGATTTTTATTCTTCTGCTTTAGCTAATGATGAAACATTAATTTGTTCATGACTAGCATTCCATATTGCTTTTCCATTTACGAAATAAAACGCTTGTGGCGATTCATGTTTCACTTGTGTTTGTTCTTCAATATAATCAGATAATTTACGCTCTTGTTGGACTACTAAATAGTATCCATCCATGTCTCTTTCATATAAAAATTTATTAAATTGGTCATATGCATTCGCTGATATTGGGCATGTTTCACTATGCTTAAACACAAAAACATATTTATTTTCATTGACGACTTGTTCAAACTGGTCAATCGAACTCAGCTTTATAGCCATTCTATTCACCTCTAAAATGATTTAACGCACTGTTACTCAATAACAGTGTGTAAGTTATAAGATATTTTCATATCAGTGCTTTCCATTATACACAAATAACTTTTTATTGTTAACCACCTATTTAAAAGTTATTTAATTGTATTTAGACTTTATTTTTTGGAATTCTTTATCGAAATCATCTTGATATTTATCTAAGTCTTTACCTTCTTTAGGTAATTGCTTGTATTCAATAGTCGATAATTTTTGACCAATATCTAAAGTCTCTTCTCTAGTTTCATAGTAATTTTGTAAACTATAATACATTTCTATCGTGTGTTTACGTGCTGCGTTAACGTGCTCATCATTAATATTCGTTTGATTCAAATCTTTAATTTGTTTATTGATAAGTGGCATGATGTCATTATTAATTGACGCCTTTATTTCTTTTGGATTTGAACTTTGTATACTCTTTTCTGCTGTCTGTTTTAATTCTTTATTATTGTCTTCAATTTTTTGGGTAATCGTTGCTACATCTTTACTATTACCCGATTTTTCAGCAGTTTTCATATTGTTTTCAACGATTGATCTATTTTTTTCAAATAGTTTGGTGTAATCTAATATGTCTTCGTTAGCTTTAATTGATTGATTACATAAATCAACAAATCTTTTAAGTTCATTCAACGCATCTATTTGTTTCTGTACATCTTTTTTATACGTTTGCTTTAATCCCTTTAACTCACTTGTCTGTGCTTTAAGATTTTTAGTTGATTTTTCGTACGCTTTTATTTTTGGTACTAAATCACTATTAATTTCATTTTGTATATCATTTATTTCTTTTTTATTTTTATCTGTAGTATCAGTCTTTCTTAATGAGTCTAATTTTTCGATATGTATTTTATTAAGTGTTTTTTTCACTTCATGTTCTTTACTTTTTGAATCACTCAGTGACGATTGAAAGTCTTTAAACTCAGCATCATGCTTATTCCCACAGGCACTTAGTATAAAAATCAGACAGGCAAATAAGATTAAACTTATGATTTTTTTCATCTTCGCACTCCTTATTACTCGTATTATACATAAACATATTTAACTTGAAAATGATATGTGATATATTATTGCAGAATTTACTAATTCCTTAACTGTATACAAAGGAGCTATGATTACATATGTATAGCACTGTTCAACCACTTATAACTTCATCTAACAATCCAGATTTTAAACAACAATATAAAGAGATTCAAGCTGTGTTATTTAATTTACTAGATTCACCCGTTAAATCTACATATCATATAGGTGGTACGAGTCATTTTAATTATGCAACTGAACCTGTTTTAGATATTTTAGTTGGTGTAAATAACTTACATGATATTACTGCTTTAGATGAAAAGCGTTTAAATTATGAAGGATTTTACAGATTACATCACTCCTATAAAAAGAAAGTCGTGATGGCAAAATTTAATAATTTAATTGATTTAAAACAAATTGTTCGTTTACATATACTACAACAAGATAGTGATATGTTTGAACAATATTTGACGGTAAATGATTACTTGTCTAATGACCCGAATGTAGCGATGTCATTTTCCCAACGTAAACAAGAAATACTAAATAATGTAGACACAATACGTTCATACGAAAACCAAAAACAACAAGTCTTCTCCAAGCTATATAAACAAATAACTACAAAATAATTTTAACTTAAAGAATTAAGTCTGGCTATTTAATTATTACTATAAATTAATGCCTTACAACTTAGCATATTTAGTTAATAGTTGCTATAATAAATAAATGAATTCATTCAGAAAGGATGTTCTAGTAGTGCATAAGGATTCTATCTTAAAAGAACTACAAGCGCTTGTTCCTGACAATATTATAAAAGTTGATGAACCGCTTAAACGCTACACCTATACAGAAACTGGAGGTAATGCAGATTATTATTTAACTCCAACTTCTAACGAACATGTACAGGCAATATTACGTTTTGCATATAAAAATGACATACCTGTTACATATTTAGGTAATGGTTCTAATATTATTATTCGAGAAGGCGGAATTAGAGGCATCGTTATTAGTTTATTGTCATTGGATCATATTGAAGTTTCAGATAATGTCATTATAACTGGTAGTGGTGCAGCTATCATTGATGTTTCACGTAAAGCAAGAGATAATTCACTTACAGGTTTAGAATTTGCATGTGGTATACCTGGTTCAATCGGAGGCGCTGTATTTATGAATGCTGGCGCTTATGGTGGCGAAGTAAAAGATTGTATTGATTACGCGCTATGCGTTAATGAACAAGGCGATCTTATTAAGTTAACAACTAATGAATTAGAATTAGACTATCGTAATAGTATTGTACAGAAACAAAATTTAGTCGTACTTGAGGCTTCATTCTCGCTTACACCTGGTGACAAAACAGAAATCCAAAGTAAGATGGATGATTTAACGGAACGTCGTGAATCTAAACAACCATTAGAGTACCCTTCTTGTGGTAGTGTTTTCCAAAGACCACCCGGTCACTTTGCAGGAAAATTAATTCAAGATTCCGATTTACAAGGTCATCGCATCGGTGGTGTTGAAGTTTCTACAAAGCATGCAGGTTTCATGGTTAATGTTGATAACGGAACTGCAACAGATTATGAAAATCTCATTCATTATGTTCAACAAACCGTCAAAGCTAACTTCGATATTGAACTCAACCCTGAAGTTAGAATAATTGGTGAACATCCAATAGATTAATAGGAGACATTGTATGGTTAAAGTATATGGTTCCACAGTAGACGATGAAACAAGATGTACGCATTATCAAACACCATTAGATGTTATTGCTATTAAATTTAAATGTTGCGATAAATATTACCCTTGCTATAAATGTCATAATGAACATGAATCACATCAAATAGTACGTTGGGGAGCAAATGAGTTCGATCAGCGTGCGATACTCTGTGGTGTTTGTAAACACGAACTTACAATAAATGAGTATATGATGACTGAAACATGTCCCACTTGTAACGCTCATTTTAACAGCCGTTGTAAGTTTCATTATCATGTTTATTTTGTCATCTAAATATAAAAAGGTTAGGCTTCCTTAAACGGATGACCTAACCTTTTTTCTTAACTAAAAAAAAAGAGACATCAAACGTGTTGTCTTGATGTCTCTGACAGTTATTCATAATTTTAGTTAGTCTTCAAAGATAAAATCTTCATCTTTTAAAGCTTCAACGTTTAACGCTAAAGTATAGCCATCGCCTTTAACTGAGAAGAAGTCATGATTTTTCGTTGAAGTATCTAACGCGTTTTCAATAATTGGGTTGAATTCACGTTCTTCAAAGTATGGTTCGAAACCTAGATTTGATAATGCTTTATTACCGTTATATCTTACATAATTTAATACATCTTCTGCAATTCCGATTTCATCGTAAAGGTCATGTGTATATGAAACTTCATTTTTATATAATTCATCAAGCAATTTATACATTTCTTGATCTGCTTGTTGTTTTTCACTTTCTGACAACTCATTGCGTAAACTTTGAGCATCCATACCAGTAAACACACCATGAATAGATTCGTCTAATAAAATTTTACGAATGATTTCTCCAGATGTTGTCATACGTCCTTGTCCAGCTAAATATAGTGGATAATAGAAACCTGAATAGAATAAAAATGTTTCTAAAAAGACACTTGAAACACGTGCCATATATTGATCGAAAATAGAGGCTTCTTTCCCCCATAACTTGTGATAGTTCTCAATAATTTTATCTGATTTAAATTTTAAATGTGGCTCTTCAATAACCCACTTATCTAATAAATAGTTCGTTTCGCTAGACGGTAGTAATGTCGTAAATATATGTGAATAACTTTTAGCATGGATTTGTTCCATCATCGCCATAAATGAATAAACGGCTTTCTTTCGTAAATCAGTCGTATGTAACATAATTAAAGGCATACCATCATCAGCTTGATGTGTATCCAATCCCGTCAAACCAGCTAATGCTTTTTTAAAAGCGTCT
This region includes:
- the pepT gene encoding peptidase T → MKSEIIERLKRYVQIDTQSNPESENTPSTNKQWDLLQLLEQELKDFGLTTELDANGYLFATLESNVAYDLPTVGFLAHVDTSPDFNATNVNPQIIEDYDGQPIKLGHTNRVLSQETFPAMRKVEGHTLMVTDGTSLLGADDKAGVVEIMEALKYLITHPEVKHGRIRVGFTPDEEIGRGPHKFDVEKFNANFAYTMDGSELGELQYESFNAASAVVTTHGVNVHPGSAKGAMINAILLGNQFNALLPQNEVPERTEGYEGFYHLMQFNGDVEQATLQYIIRDHDRQQFEIRKKQMLEIADNINAHYEDDPIQVSINDQYYNMGEKIEPNPHVIDIPKRVFAKLNIEPNTEPIRGGTDGSQLSYKGLPTPNIFTGCANFHGPFEYASIDVMEQAVSVIVNIAEEVVHYYDEQQS
- the nrdF gene encoding class 1b ribonucleoside-diphosphate reductase subunit beta — translated: MKAVNWNTQEDMTNMFWRQNISQMWVETEFKVSKDIASWKTLTDAEKDAFKKALAGLTGLDTHQADDGMPLIMLHTTDLRKKAVYSFMAMMEQIHAKSYSHIFTTLLPSSETNYLLDKWVIEEPHLKFKSDKIIENYHKLWGKEASIFDQYMARVSSVFLETFLFYSGFYYPLYLAGQGRMTTSGEIIRKILLDESIHGVFTGMDAQSLRNELSESEKQQADQEMYKLLDELYKNEVSYTHDLYDEIGIAEDVLNYVRYNGNKALSNLGFEPYFEEREFNPIIENALDTSTKNHDFFSVKGDGYTLALNVEALKDEDFIFED
- a CDS encoding threonine/serine exporter family protein, producing the protein MSESITIIDENKVIDVVLIAGRILLESGAETYRVEDTMNRMAASYGLEDTYSFVTSTAIIFSLNNRTNTRLIRIRERTTDLEKIALTNSLSRKISKNEITIDEAKNELTELHRSSLQYSFYTQFFAAMIACGFFLFMFGGVAHDFIFAAIAGALAFLTFGFVQKFIQIKFFSEFISAAVVITFGAVCTKLGLALNQDTITIAGVMPLVPGILITNAIRDLLAGELLAGMSRGVEAALTAFAIGAGVAIVLLLF
- a CDS encoding glycerate kinase; amino-acid sequence: MKVLVAMDEFNGIISSYQANRYVEEAIANKIPKADIVQVPLFNGRHELMDSVFLWQSGTKYRVTAHDADMNKVEAVYGITDNNMTVIEGNLFLKGHKPTRERSSYGMGEVIADALDNQSEHIVISLGGIDSFDGGAGMLQALGVKFYDDEAVEVDTRQGTHILKQIRSVDFSNIHPRLKDVNFQLMSDFESKLYGKKSEIMQIYEAKNMSREEAVEIDNLIWYFSEILKGELHSAIGLVERGGAGGGIASLLSHLYQAEILTSHELVDQLTHLESLIEQADLIIFGEGVNEDDQLLETTTIRIAELATKHHKPAIAVCATSDKFDQFETMGVTAMFNTFIEMPESYTDFKMGIQIRHYTVQALKLLQTPFNVE
- a CDS encoding EMYY motif lipoprotein; translation: MKKIISLILFACLIFILSACGNKHDAEFKDFQSSLSDSKSKEHEVKKTLNKIHIEKLDSLRKTDTTDKNKKEINDIQNEINSDLVPKIKAYEKSTKNLKAQTSELKGLKQTYKKDVQKQIDALNELKRFVDLCNQSIKANEDILDYTKLFEKNRSIVENNMKTAEKSGNSKDVATITQKIEDNNKELKQTAEKSIQSSNPKEIKASINNDIMPLINKQIKDLNQTNINDEHVNAARKHTIEMYYSLQNYYETREETLDIGQKLSTIEYKQLPKEGKDLDKYQDDFDKEFQKIKSKYN
- the murB gene encoding UDP-N-acetylmuramate dehydrogenase: MNSFRKDVLVVHKDSILKELQALVPDNIIKVDEPLKRYTYTETGGNADYYLTPTSNEHVQAILRFAYKNDIPVTYLGNGSNIIIREGGIRGIVISLLSLDHIEVSDNVIITGSGAAIIDVSRKARDNSLTGLEFACGIPGSIGGAVFMNAGAYGGEVKDCIDYALCVNEQGDLIKLTTNELELDYRNSIVQKQNLVVLEASFSLTPGDKTEIQSKMDDLTERRESKQPLEYPSCGSVFQRPPGHFAGKLIQDSDLQGHRIGGVEVSTKHAGFMVNVDNGTATDYENLIHYVQQTVKANFDIELNPEVRIIGEHPID
- a CDS encoding CHY zinc finger protein, producing the protein MVKVYGSTVDDETRCTHYQTPLDVIAIKFKCCDKYYPCYKCHNEHESHQIVRWGANEFDQRAILCGVCKHELTINEYMMTETCPTCNAHFNSRCKFHYHVYFVI
- a CDS encoding GrpB family protein, producing MYSTVQPLITSSNNPDFKQQYKEIQAVLFNLLDSPVKSTYHIGGTSHFNYATEPVLDILVGVNNLHDITALDEKRLNYEGFYRLHHSYKKKVVMAKFNNLIDLKQIVRLHILQQDSDMFEQYLTVNDYLSNDPNVAMSFSQRKQEILNNVDTIRSYENQKQQVFSKLYKQITTK
- a CDS encoding threonine/serine exporter family protein; the encoded protein is MLYYLSQFVVSFIATTLFSIIFNAPRRLLLACGFVGAMGWIIYKFTLDADLGKVMAAFMGSLILGVMSHTMSRHYKRPVIIFIVPGLIPLVPGGLAYEATRLLVSNDYTHAVNTFLEVTLISGAIAFGILCAEILYYIYTRIKQSYGKIKGKTYKKSYDINNRA
- the ytxJ gene encoding bacillithiol system redox-active protein YtxJ; the encoded protein is MAIKLSSIDQFEQVVNENKYVFVFKHSETCPISANAYDQFNKFLYERDMDGYYLVVQQERKLSDYIEEQTQVKHESPQAFYFVNGKAIWNASHEQINVSSLAKAEE